The following coding sequences lie in one Xanthomonas hortorum pv. pelargonii genomic window:
- a CDS encoding TolC family protein — protein sequence MWLRLTALAVFAVVPCAMAQDVPPKPVLTLDDAIARVARQHPDLRLADGQRAVLTAEAERDALRPPLRIGAELENVFGTGPTRALDQAELTVTLAGVLERGGKLDARRTLAQARIDALAPQRALARLDVLAEVARRYLAIGMAAQRHTVALETLAQRQRTVSAARQRLQAGASPESVVLTAQALQARAELERDRAQQELVAARRQLAVLWGERTPDFGDVSGDPLQLPAIPEFEVLAQLLDATPELARLNGEQRVREARVRLARSQARPDLDWQVGVRRLEGNDATALLGSVSLALGSAARAQPEIRAAEAELSLLDIERQSQALVLYTTLADAHGRYRAAQLEVTRMRSDVLPALARADAAAERAYRAGATSYLDWAQLQAQRSDARQQQLAAALEAQTALIEIQRLTGQPFVLESAAQVGR from the coding sequence ATGTGGTTGCGACTGACGGCACTTGCCGTCTTCGCGGTCGTGCCGTGCGCCATGGCGCAGGACGTACCGCCCAAACCCGTGCTGACCCTGGACGACGCCATTGCGCGCGTCGCCCGGCAGCACCCCGATCTGCGCCTGGCCGATGGTCAGCGCGCGGTCCTCACCGCCGAAGCCGAGCGCGACGCGTTGCGCCCGCCGTTGCGTATCGGCGCCGAACTGGAAAACGTGTTCGGCACCGGCCCGACCCGCGCGCTGGACCAGGCCGAACTCACCGTCACCCTGGCCGGCGTGCTGGAACGCGGCGGCAAGCTCGACGCGCGCCGCACGCTGGCCCAGGCACGTATCGACGCGCTGGCGCCGCAGCGGGCGCTGGCACGACTGGATGTGCTGGCCGAAGTCGCCCGGCGTTATCTGGCCATCGGCATGGCCGCGCAACGGCATACGGTCGCACTGGAAACGCTTGCCCAGCGCCAGCGCACCGTCAGTGCCGCGCGCCAACGGCTGCAGGCCGGCGCCTCGCCTGAATCGGTCGTGTTGACCGCGCAGGCCTTGCAGGCGCGCGCGGAGCTGGAGCGCGACCGCGCGCAGCAGGAGCTGGTGGCGGCACGTCGCCAGCTGGCGGTGTTATGGGGTGAGCGTACGCCGGACTTCGGCGATGTCAGCGGCGACCCGCTGCAGTTGCCGGCCATTCCCGAGTTCGAGGTGTTGGCGCAGCTGCTCGATGCCACGCCCGAACTGGCGCGCTTGAACGGCGAGCAGCGCGTGCGCGAGGCGCGGGTGCGGCTGGCACGCAGCCAGGCGCGCCCGGACCTGGACTGGCAGGTGGGCGTGCGCCGGCTCGAGGGCAACGACGCCACTGCGCTGCTCGGCAGCGTCTCGCTGGCCCTGGGCAGCGCCGCGCGCGCGCAACCGGAGATCCGCGCCGCCGAGGCGGAGCTGTCGCTGCTGGACATCGAGCGGCAATCGCAGGCCTTGGTGCTGTACACCACGCTGGCCGATGCGCATGGCCGCTACCGCGCCGCACAGCTGGAAGTGACGCGGATGCGCAGCGATGTGCTGCCCGCGCTTGCGCGTGCCGATGCCGCTGCCGAGCGCGCGTATCGCGCCGGTGCCACCAGTTATCTGGACTGGGCGCAACTGCAGGCGCAGCGCAGCGATGCGCGCCAGCAGCAACTGGCTGCGGCACTGGAAGCGCAGACCGCGTTGATCGAGATTCAGCGCCTCACCGGGCAACCGTTTGTGCTTGAAAGCGCTGCGCAGGTGGGGCGATGA